Proteins from a single region of Chryseobacterium scophthalmum:
- a CDS encoding bestrophin family protein, translating into MLLNKKISISYFVKQVKWQIFFVVTFALTIGFLHLTPVLADIAIPFSILALLGTIVSILLAFRTSQSYERWWEARIVWGAIVNDSRILTRQLNQFLSTKEKEEIKIFAQRQIVWVYALGETLRKVGFSSKVEAYINFHKISAVNIPNAILDEHSKQMGFLAEQRKISEFQQLQLNETITKLCDSMGKCERIKNTVFPRAYSLLLHTLIYVFTILVPFGLEHSQFTIQIILSILIPIMFIAIEKTAIMMQDPFENTPVDTPMTSLALTIEINIKQMIGEDEIPQKKDNELYFEM; encoded by the coding sequence ATGCTTTTAAACAAAAAAATATCTATTTCATACTTTGTTAAGCAAGTAAAATGGCAAATATTCTTTGTAGTTACCTTTGCTCTAACCATTGGTTTTCTGCATTTAACCCCTGTACTGGCAGATATTGCAATACCATTTAGCATATTGGCTCTTTTAGGAACTATTGTTTCTATTTTACTTGCCTTTAGAACCTCACAGTCTTATGAAAGATGGTGGGAGGCGAGGATTGTTTGGGGAGCTATCGTTAATGACTCTCGAATACTTACAAGGCAATTGAACCAATTTCTATCGACTAAAGAAAAAGAAGAAATTAAAATCTTTGCTCAACGGCAAATTGTATGGGTGTATGCTCTGGGCGAAACCTTGAGGAAAGTAGGATTTTCTTCAAAAGTCGAAGCGTATATTAATTTTCATAAAATTAGTGCTGTCAATATTCCAAACGCTATTCTTGATGAGCATTCTAAACAAATGGGTTTTTTAGCAGAACAAAGAAAAATTTCGGAGTTTCAGCAACTGCAACTAAACGAAACAATTACTAAGCTATGTGATAGTATGGGGAAATGTGAACGCATAAAAAACACGGTATTCCCAAGAGCGTACAGCCTGCTATTACATACATTAATCTACGTTTTTACCATCTTGGTGCCATTCGGATTAGAGCATTCGCAGTTTACTATACAAATTATACTGTCAATACTTATTCCTATAATGTTTATTGCCATAGAAAAAACCGCCATAATGATGCAAGACCCATTTGAGAATACACCTGTTGATACTCCGATGACATCGCTGGCTTTAACCATAGAAATCAATATCAAGCAAATGATTGGTGAAGACGAAATACCCCAAAAGAAAGACAATGAGCTTTATTTTGAAATGTAG
- a CDS encoding efflux RND transporter periplasmic adaptor subunit, with product MNSSFKKYIPFLLIVVITVLSCKDQKETATEQAVTENKTDTASQVKQITFTPDQYKLSDIQTGTIELRNLSNIIKLTGAIEAEPNSVATVSAPLGGYIKSAGLLPGQFVKKGQQLATLENPEFISIQQEYLESIGRLEYLSQEYKRQQDLRNEDINAAKTYQQVSSDFKVMKARISGLEQQMALIGISTASLKRSNKISRTAGIYAPISGYIKNSNTNIGKYASPTDILFEITGTNDLHLALNAFEKDLGKIQVGQTVRFSLSNENDYKHTGKVFLVGQAADDKKMIPVHCHFTKDVKLLPGMYVKAWVETGTDEKNAVPNDALVQLEGVDYIIAQTNEGKNGYTFQLIQVAKGIEQEGYTGIELPSTANPQQIKIVTKNAYTILSAIKNAEEEE from the coding sequence ATGAATAGTTCGTTCAAAAAATACATTCCCTTTTTACTAATCGTAGTAATTACGGTGTTATCCTGTAAAGACCAAAAAGAAACAGCTACAGAACAGGCAGTTACAGAGAACAAAACCGATACTGCATCCCAAGTAAAACAAATAACATTTACGCCAGACCAGTACAAATTATCGGATATACAAACGGGTACTATAGAACTGCGAAACCTAAGCAATATCATCAAACTAACGGGTGCAATTGAAGCCGAACCCAACAGTGTAGCCACCGTATCTGCACCTTTAGGCGGTTACATCAAATCAGCAGGTTTATTACCCGGGCAATTTGTAAAAAAAGGGCAACAATTAGCCACACTCGAAAACCCTGAATTTATTTCCATACAACAGGAGTATTTAGAAAGCATTGGCAGGTTAGAATACCTATCGCAGGAATACAAAAGACAACAGGATTTAAGAAATGAGGATATAAATGCAGCAAAAACCTACCAGCAGGTAAGTTCCGACTTCAAAGTAATGAAAGCCCGCATCTCAGGATTAGAGCAGCAAATGGCTTTGATTGGCATCAGTACTGCTTCTCTTAAAAGGAGCAATAAAATTTCGAGAACAGCGGGCATTTATGCACCCATATCAGGTTACATAAAAAACAGCAATACCAATATCGGAAAATACGCATCGCCTACCGATATCCTATTTGAAATTACAGGTACCAATGACCTACATCTTGCTTTAAATGCCTTTGAGAAAGATTTAGGCAAAATTCAGGTAGGGCAAACCGTTAGGTTTTCACTATCCAATGAAAATGATTACAAGCACACCGGAAAAGTATTTTTGGTTGGGCAGGCTGCAGACGATAAAAAGATGATACCCGTACATTGCCATTTTACTAAAGATGTAAAACTACTGCCGGGAATGTATGTAAAAGCGTGGGTAGAAACCGGAACAGATGAAAAAAATGCAGTGCCGAATGATGCACTTGTACAGTTAGAAGGAGTGGATTATATTATTGCGCAGACCAATGAAGGCAAAAACGGTTATACTTTTCAATTAATACAAGTTGCCAAAGGCATAGAACAAGAAGGTTACACGGGCATAGAATTACCATCAACAGCAAATCCTCAACAAATAAAAATAGTTACCAAAAATGCGTACACTATTTTATCAGCGATTAAAAATGCCGAAGAAGAGGAATAG
- a CDS encoding N-6 DNA methylase: protein MGFSKKQHLQQNIDALRIAFTLDKEKRQATVGERLLMMQYSGFGGLKFVLNPIAKEIDINNWRKTEHDLFPIAQELHQLLKENSEDEKQYRKYVDSMKSSVLTAFYTPPQVIDAISTTLRESGLNIEKFLEPSAGIGSFIQSFSENQKASVTAYEKDLLTGMILKQLYSESNIRVSGFEEIPEKEQNSYDVIASNIPFGDTSVFDLSYSRSKDTAKVQAARSIHNYFFLKGADMLREGGLLVYITSQGILNSPKNEPIRRALMEDNNLVSVVRLPNNLFTEYAGTEVGSDLIILQKNTAKEKLTEIEELFCQSKPTEFNTIGNAYFQDNSRIVYTNQKLDTDPYGKPALIYTHKDGFDGIAKDLKQMLSEDFGKHLNLGLYRGERNNEPIIQIPIEPKITSPNIETVITQGSAQELKQLSIFDLFENVNEPVTVIVPPKTTTPTKRQNAKKSSRTNGRQANLFSSVQQSYIPSVANSSENVITSNYSKKQEVIGDLFSSLDGNDQVTQPAVPENIPEPVIFSGELQSFHRNDCLVVDNGWVGHLQDVDNSNGKAVFHPLRLPTLQNARAEAYIAVRDVYQELYNKEAKFHTEQKGERENLNQLYDVFIKKYGNLNSADNIKLIKTDSSGKEIPYLERVVGGVVHKADIFSRPVSFSTITIATDNPEEALAASLNKYGSVDLNYMSEISGMADDALKEALHGRIFYNPLQKEYEISERWIAGNVVEKAQEVKSYLERNPDDTEAKASLTVLEEARPRRIEFEELDFNLGERWMPTGIYARFASHLFDTDVVIHYSESSDDYSVKCNRGNLHIWEKYAVKSESRTFDGIALLKHALVNTTPDITKKITVEGQEVKVRDMEAIQMANTKIDEIRTAFSEWLHAQNDEFKNRLTDQYNDTFNCFVRPNYDGSHQDFPGLDRKALGIEDLYSSQKDTVWMIKLNNGAICDHEVGAGKTLVMCTAAQEIKRLGLAHKPMIIGLKSNVHEIAEAYRTAYPHAKILFPGKEDFTPQKRLRIFGDIKNNDWDCVILTHDQFGMIPQSSEMQKEILQIELDSVERNLDALQSQGKEVTRGMLAGVIKRKENLEVKLKTLQHDIDNRKDDVVDFKMMGIDHLFVDESHQFKNLMFNTRHSRVAGLGNVDGSQKAMNLLFAIRTIQERINADMGATFLSGTTISNSLTELYLLFKYLRPRAMEKQGIHSFDAWAAIYARKTTDYEFSVANNIVAKERFRYFIKVPELAQFYSEITDYRTAKDIGIDRPDKNEILYTIPPTPDQSAFIQKLMDFAKTGNAELLGRPPLSQSEEKAKMLIATDYARKMSLDMRMVSGKYEDHPDSKASHCAATIAKYYNQYNAQKGTQFVFSDLGTYKPGEWNVYSEIKRKLVEDHGVSAHEIRFIQEAKNDKQRKELIKGMNEGKIRVLFGSTSMLGTGVNAQKRAVAVHHLDTPWRPSDLAQRDGRAVRKGNEIAKFFANNKVDVIIYAVEKSLDSYKFNLLYNKQLFIDQLKNNNLGKRTIDEGSMDEKSGMNFSEYVAILSGNTDLLDKAKLEKQIAGLESEKQAFNRSKSSAKYKLQDYTVLLESAQSRFNRMNLDWGNLKQRIQKHSDGTIANPVQLDGLPLNADIKQIGIKLNQLADKSRTGGQYEEIGNLYGFTLLVKTEMSEKEGLDIRVNRFLVQGEGNIKYTYNNGLIAKDEKLAAMNFLNALEKLPSYIDQEKKKIVEIQKDLPVLQEVINGTWAKEDRLSELKTELASVERKIQLSINPENKGEEKEKIEKQTLKTANPESALKNKSIHLSRGV from the coding sequence ATGGGCTTCAGTAAAAAGCAACATCTCCAACAGAACATTGATGCCCTGCGAATTGCTTTTACACTGGATAAGGAGAAACGGCAAGCCACCGTAGGCGAAAGACTGCTAATGATGCAATACAGCGGATTTGGCGGTCTTAAATTTGTGTTGAACCCTATAGCGAAAGAAATAGACATCAACAATTGGAGAAAAACAGAACACGACCTTTTCCCAATTGCACAGGAACTCCACCAGCTACTCAAAGAAAATTCAGAAGACGAAAAACAATACCGCAAGTATGTAGATAGTATGAAAAGTTCTGTATTGACGGCTTTTTATACACCACCACAGGTCATAGATGCTATTTCTACTACATTGCGTGAAAGCGGTCTGAACATTGAAAAATTCCTCGAACCATCCGCAGGTATTGGGTCTTTCATACAATCCTTTTCAGAAAATCAAAAAGCCAGTGTTACTGCCTATGAAAAGGATTTGCTGACAGGAATGATTTTAAAACAGCTTTATTCCGAAAGCAATATTCGTGTAAGTGGCTTTGAGGAAATTCCCGAAAAGGAACAAAATAGCTATGATGTAATCGCCAGTAATATTCCATTTGGCGATACTTCGGTATTCGACCTTTCCTATTCCCGAAGCAAAGACACTGCAAAAGTGCAAGCAGCTCGAAGCATACATAATTACTTCTTTCTGAAAGGTGCTGATATGCTTCGTGAAGGCGGTTTGTTGGTTTACATTACTTCTCAAGGGATTTTAAATAGCCCGAAGAATGAGCCTATTCGCAGGGCATTAATGGAGGATAACAATTTGGTTTCGGTGGTCAGATTGCCCAACAATTTGTTTACCGAATATGCAGGTACTGAAGTTGGCAGTGATTTGATTATCCTTCAAAAAAATACAGCAAAGGAGAAACTTACTGAAATTGAAGAACTTTTTTGTCAAAGCAAACCAACGGAATTTAATACAATTGGTAACGCTTACTTTCAAGACAACTCGAGAATTGTTTATACCAACCAAAAACTTGATACCGACCCTTACGGAAAACCAGCACTCATTTATACACATAAGGACGGATTTGATGGAATTGCCAAAGACCTCAAACAAATGCTTTCCGAAGATTTTGGCAAGCACCTGAATTTAGGCTTGTACAGAGGCGAACGCAACAATGAACCTATTATCCAAATTCCAATTGAGCCAAAAATAACTTCTCCAAATATCGAAACCGTCATCACTCAGGGAAGCGCTCAAGAATTAAAACAGTTAAGCATTTTCGACTTATTTGAAAATGTGAATGAACCTGTAACGGTAATTGTTCCTCCTAAAACGACTACACCAACCAAAAGGCAAAACGCTAAAAAAAGCAGCCGTACCAACGGTCGCCAAGCCAACCTATTCAGTAGTGTGCAACAATCTTATATACCTTCTGTTGCTAATAGTTCTGAGAATGTAATTACATCAAACTATAGCAAAAAACAGGAAGTTATTGGTGACCTGTTTTCAAGTTTAGACGGAAATGACCAAGTTACTCAACCAGCAGTTCCCGAAAATATTCCTGAACCTGTAATATTTAGCGGCGAACTTCAATCATTCCACCGAAACGATTGCCTTGTTGTGGATAATGGTTGGGTCGGTCATTTGCAAGATGTAGACAATTCAAATGGTAAAGCAGTTTTCCATCCTTTGCGATTGCCCACTTTACAGAACGCAAGAGCCGAAGCATACATTGCCGTCCGTGATGTTTACCAAGAACTTTACAATAAAGAGGCAAAATTTCATACCGAACAAAAAGGAGAAAGAGAAAACCTTAACCAATTATACGATGTTTTTATCAAAAAGTATGGCAATCTCAATAGTGCGGATAATATCAAACTTATAAAAACGGATAGTTCCGGTAAGGAAATTCCTTATTTGGAGCGTGTTGTTGGCGGTGTGGTGCACAAAGCGGATATATTCAGCCGTCCAGTAAGTTTTTCTACCATAACCATAGCAACGGATAATCCCGAAGAAGCTTTAGCGGCTTCATTGAATAAATATGGTAGCGTGGATTTGAATTATATGTCTGAAATCAGCGGTATGGCTGACGATGCTTTGAAAGAAGCTTTACACGGTCGCATTTTCTACAATCCATTACAAAAGGAATATGAAATATCCGAACGATGGATTGCTGGCAACGTAGTGGAGAAAGCCCAAGAAGTCAAATCGTATCTCGAACGCAATCCCGATGATACCGAAGCTAAAGCAAGCCTTACCGTTTTGGAAGAAGCCCGACCAAGAAGAATTGAGTTTGAAGAACTCGATTTTAACCTCGGTGAACGTTGGATGCCAACAGGAATTTATGCTCGTTTTGCTTCGCACTTGTTCGATACAGATGTAGTTATCCATTATTCCGAAAGCTCTGATGATTATTCTGTAAAATGTAATCGAGGGAATTTGCATATATGGGAGAAATATGCCGTCAAATCAGAAAGCAGAACGTTTGATGGAATTGCATTGCTAAAACACGCTCTCGTTAACACCACGCCCGACATTACTAAAAAAATTACAGTAGAGGGACAAGAGGTTAAAGTACGGGATATGGAAGCCATCCAAATGGCGAATACCAAAATTGATGAAATCCGTACTGCTTTTTCGGAATGGCTTCACGCCCAAAATGATGAGTTTAAAAACAGGCTGACCGACCAATACAATGATACTTTCAATTGTTTCGTTCGACCAAATTATGACGGAAGCCATCAGGACTTTCCGGGATTAGACCGTAAGGCTTTAGGCATTGAAGACTTATATTCGAGCCAAAAAGACACTGTTTGGATGATAAAACTGAACAACGGTGCTATTTGCGACCACGAAGTTGGTGCAGGAAAAACATTGGTAATGTGTACCGCAGCACAGGAAATTAAACGTTTGGGATTAGCCCATAAACCAATGATTATCGGGCTGAAAAGTAATGTTCACGAAATTGCTGAAGCCTACCGCACTGCTTATCCTCACGCTAAAATTCTGTTTCCGGGCAAAGAAGATTTTACACCTCAAAAACGTCTGAGGATTTTTGGCGATATTAAAAACAACGATTGGGATTGCGTCATCCTCACGCACGACCAATTCGGGATGATACCGCAATCGTCCGAAATGCAAAAAGAAATTCTACAAATTGAGTTAGATAGCGTAGAACGAAACCTCGATGCGTTGCAATCGCAGGGCAAAGAAGTTACCAGAGGAATGCTTGCCGGAGTAATCAAACGAAAAGAAAACCTTGAAGTAAAACTAAAAACTCTGCAACACGATATTGATAATCGCAAAGATGATGTGGTTGATTTTAAGATGATGGGCATTGACCATTTGTTTGTGGACGAAAGCCATCAATTCAAAAATCTGATGTTTAATACAAGGCATTCAAGGGTTGCAGGATTGGGAAATGTGGACGGAAGCCAAAAGGCAATGAACCTGCTCTTTGCTATCCGCACCATTCAGGAGCGCATCAATGCGGATATGGGAGCCACTTTTCTTTCGGGAACAACTATCAGCAATTCTTTGACGGAGTTGTACCTTTTGTTTAAATACCTGCGACCAAGAGCAATGGAAAAACAGGGCATTCATTCTTTTGATGCTTGGGCAGCTATTTACGCAAGAAAAACGACCGATTATGAATTTTCAGTTGCCAATAATATTGTTGCAAAAGAACGTTTTCGATATTTTATAAAAGTGCCGGAATTGGCGCAATTCTATTCTGAAATTACAGATTACAGAACGGCAAAAGATATAGGAATTGACCGACCGGATAAGAATGAGATTTTATATACTATTCCGCCTACTCCAGACCAGTCTGCATTTATTCAAAAATTAATGGATTTTGCAAAAACAGGAAATGCCGAGTTGCTGGGAAGACCACCGTTGTCGCAAAGTGAAGAAAAAGCAAAAATGCTCATTGCTACAGACTACGCCCGCAAAATGTCGTTGGATATGCGAATGGTAAGTGGGAAATACGAAGACCATCCCGATAGCAAGGCTTCGCATTGTGCAGCAACTATTGCTAAATATTACAACCAATACAATGCACAGAAAGGAACGCAGTTCGTTTTTTCTGATTTGGGAACTTATAAACCTGGCGAATGGAATGTGTATTCTGAAATCAAACGCAAACTTGTGGAAGACCACGGTGTATCTGCTCACGAAATCCGTTTTATACAAGAAGCCAAAAATGATAAGCAACGTAAGGAACTTATTAAAGGAATGAACGAAGGCAAAATTCGTGTACTTTTCGGTTCTACAAGTATGCTTGGAACAGGCGTGAATGCGCAGAAAAGAGCCGTTGCTGTTCATCATCTTGATACGCCGTGGCGACCAAGCGACCTTGCTCAACGTGATGGCAGAGCTGTTCGCAAAGGCAATGAAATCGCCAAGTTCTTTGCCAACAACAAAGTGGATGTAATTATCTATGCAGTAGAAAAATCATTGGATAGTTATAAGTTCAATCTGCTTTACAACAAACAACTTTTTATTGACCAATTAAAAAACAATAACCTGGGCAAACGAACGATTGACGAAGGAAGTATGGATGAAAAATCGGGAATGAATTTTTCGGAATATGTGGCGATACTTTCAGGAAATACAGACCTGTTGGATAAAGCCAAATTAGAAAAACAAATTGCAGGTTTGGAAAGCGAAAAACAAGCTTTCAACCGTTCTAAATCTAGTGCCAAATACAAATTGCAAGATTATACAGTGTTATTGGAAAGCGCACAATCTCGTTTCAACAGAATGAACCTCGATTGGGGAAATTTAAAACAACGCATTCAAAAACATTCGGATGGAACTATTGCAAATCCTGTACAGTTAGACGGTTTACCACTTAATGCAGATATAAAACAAATCGGCATCAAGCTCAATCAACTTGCAGATAAATCCCGAACTGGCGGTCAGTACGAAGAGATTGGAAATTTGTACGGATTTACGTTGTTGGTAAAAACCGAAATGTCTGAAAAAGAAGGTTTGGATATTCGGGTAAACCGATTTTTGGTTCAGGGCGAAGGAAACATTAAATATACCTACAACAACGGTTTAATTGCTAAAGATGAAAAGCTGGCTGCAATGAATTTCCTAAACGCATTGGAAAAATTACCAAGCTACATCGACCAAGAGAAAAAGAAAATCGTAGAAATACAAAAAGATTTACCTGTGCTTCAGGAAGTGATAAATGGGACTTGGGCAAAAGAAGACAGATTGAGTGAACTGAAAACTGAATTGGCTTCGGTTGAACGGAAGATACAATTATCAATAAACCCCGAAAATAAAGGCGAAGAGAAAGAAAAAATTGAAAAACAAACGCTAAAAACAGCCAATCCCGAAAGTGCTTTAAAGAATAAAAGCATTCATCTTTCAAGAGGTGTTTAA
- a CDS encoding MFS transporter, whose product MNKIIKPIIEPFKSLRNATFAKLYFAQIASLLGDAFTWLGLALLTYQMSPKNAAAILASALTLRVTAYILFSPFAGVVSERFQRKQILLVTQVARMTIVCALPFVNAEWQLYGLIFALNVFAAFFTPTYRAIIPQIVEKEIYREANGLSMATFQLLSVFGPALAGIFAVWMGATQIFFINGATLFVAILIILTIPKGTLQKGVNNENTASKNTWNEVLKGIRLLFGNKIVRFALSIEFISAIAGAIILVNTIGLVKNSLKLDDQHYGWIMSIFGVGAAITAFLLGSLDKSKSRSVSLISGAMLLGIAISFANFLPYNGVMFLWVLAGIGQTLADMPSETLIGENIEAKDHGKVYGAHFAFSHLWWAIAYPIAGFLGTQFPGREFLYGGIATIILAIAAILLIRKPQVKQ is encoded by the coding sequence ATGAATAAAATAATTAAACCAATTATAGAACCCTTCAAATCTCTGAGGAATGCTACTTTTGCAAAGCTATATTTCGCCCAAATCGCAAGCCTTTTGGGTGATGCTTTTACTTGGCTCGGTTTGGCTTTGCTTACCTACCAAATGAGCCCTAAAAACGCAGCGGCAATATTAGCATCAGCCCTTACTTTAAGGGTAACAGCCTATATTCTCTTTTCGCCTTTTGCAGGTGTTGTATCAGAAAGATTTCAACGAAAGCAGATACTGCTCGTTACACAGGTGGCAAGAATGACAATCGTATGTGCGTTACCATTCGTTAATGCCGAATGGCAATTATATGGGTTGATATTTGCCTTGAATGTATTTGCAGCATTTTTTACACCAACTTATAGGGCAATTATTCCACAGATAGTTGAAAAAGAAATTTACAGAGAAGCCAATGGTTTATCAATGGCAACATTTCAGTTATTGAGTGTTTTCGGACCCGCACTGGCAGGGATTTTCGCAGTATGGATGGGTGCTACACAAATATTTTTCATAAATGGTGCAACTCTTTTCGTTGCTATACTTATAATACTTACTATTCCCAAAGGAACATTGCAAAAAGGTGTAAATAATGAGAATACAGCATCTAAAAATACGTGGAATGAAGTATTAAAAGGCATTCGATTACTATTCGGTAACAAAATTGTTCGTTTCGCTTTAAGCATCGAGTTTATATCAGCTATTGCAGGAGCTATCATCTTAGTAAATACAATAGGTTTGGTTAAAAATTCCTTGAAATTGGATGACCAACATTACGGTTGGATAATGTCAATTTTTGGCGTGGGTGCAGCTATTACCGCATTCTTATTGGGAAGTTTAGACAAATCGAAAAGTAGAAGTGTATCCCTAATAAGCGGTGCAATGTTACTAGGTATAGCCATTAGTTTTGCTAATTTTTTACCATACAACGGAGTAATGTTTTTATGGGTTTTGGCAGGTATCGGTCAAACATTAGCAGATATGCCGTCCGAAACCCTAATCGGCGAAAATATTGAAGCCAAAGACCACGGCAAAGTATATGGTGCTCATTTCGCATTTTCCCATTTATGGTGGGCAATAGCCTATCCCATTGCAGGATTTTTAGGTACACAGTTTCCCGGTCGGGAGTTTTTGTATGGCGGTATTGCCACAATTATTTTAGCGATTGCAGCTATTCTGCTGATTAGAAAACCACAGGTAAAACAATAA
- a CDS encoding DUF6122 family protein produces the protein MSLFILQNIIHYTLHFFFPGLVAFVFFKKEWKTVWIILLSTMLVDIDHLFAEPIFDPNRCSVGFHFLHSYYAIVLYVLLFLFGNKIIRIIALGLLLHMVADFQDCLW, from the coding sequence ATGTCCCTATTTATATTACAAAACATTATCCACTATACGCTGCATTTTTTCTTTCCAGGGTTAGTTGCTTTTGTATTTTTTAAAAAGGAATGGAAAACGGTTTGGATAATTTTATTATCAACGATGCTTGTTGACATTGACCATCTGTTTGCCGAACCAATATTTGATCCAAACAGATGCAGTGTAGGATTTCACTTTCTGCATTCATATTACGCTATAGTGCTGTATGTTTTGTTGTTCCTATTTGGAAACAAAATAATAAGAATTATTGCCCTTGGTTTATTGCTGCATATGGTAGCCGATTTTCAGGACTGTTTGTGGTAG
- a CDS encoding RteC domain-containing protein — MTKFFNETLHKLETEITEIEAESCFQKVEAIINLIVNSLSELKEYVLKNEFQDKEEEIRFFKYQKPVIVAKLIFYNAIYKIETKRPYGAKLIKKYLNIELRKLKRFFESNLEFYKYYRTNNTYIDEKIFVRGKYDIKLSLDTFYFQADHTFSTSHDYKVAKIIANDQLQIYIENQLHKATNEEKSTDLPTLNWTASKTALIELIYALHSQAVFEGGNIDLKVIAKTFGQTFNIDLGDFYHTYIELKSRKINRTKFLDNLKESLLKKMDEQDEM, encoded by the coding sequence ATGACTAAATTCTTCAATGAAACGTTGCATAAACTAGAAACTGAAATCACAGAAATTGAAGCGGAAAGCTGTTTTCAAAAAGTTGAAGCAATCATCAACCTTATTGTAAATTCTTTGTCCGAATTAAAGGAGTATGTCCTGAAAAATGAATTCCAAGATAAAGAGGAAGAAATCCGCTTTTTCAAATATCAGAAACCTGTAATTGTTGCCAAGCTTATTTTTTACAACGCCATCTATAAAATCGAAACCAAAAGACCCTACGGTGCAAAACTCATTAAAAAATACTTAAATATAGAATTAAGGAAATTGAAAAGATTTTTTGAAAGTAATCTTGAATTTTATAAATACTATCGAACCAACAATACCTACATTGATGAAAAAATTTTTGTACGTGGCAAATATGATATTAAGCTAAGTTTAGATACTTTTTATTTTCAGGCAGACCATACCTTTTCGACTTCTCACGATTATAAAGTTGCAAAAATTATTGCCAATGACCAGCTTCAAATTTACATCGAAAACCAACTTCATAAAGCAACAAACGAAGAAAAATCAACCGATTTGCCCACACTAAATTGGACTGCCAGTAAAACGGCGTTGATAGAACTAATTTATGCTTTGCATTCCCAAGCTGTTTTTGAAGGTGGAAACATAGATCTAAAAGTGATAGCCAAAACATTTGGACAAACTTTTAATATAGATTTAGGCGATTTTTACCACACTTACATCGAACTGAAAAGCCGCAAAATCAACCGTACAAAATTCCTTGATAACCTTAAAGAAAGTCTTCTGAAAAAAATGGACGAACAAGACGAAATGTAA
- a CDS encoding DUF1896 domain-containing protein yields the protein MDTPKKDLSYFSLRLKDLLNTSFPEKAHDQKFIEHRASLAANVYEGAFQSGNDVEKCNEIANYILFEGLHFSKFDTVFEVVCNEFDTVMADEELRLFALKMFPICKPIFDGYELTDDFAYNTDFDLLYTELTGTIALWIEENGLQ from the coding sequence ATGGATACTCCAAAAAAAGACCTGTCGTATTTCAGTTTACGACTTAAAGATTTATTAAACACCAGCTTCCCCGAAAAAGCCCACGACCAAAAATTTATAGAGCATCGTGCTTCATTGGCTGCAAATGTATATGAAGGTGCTTTTCAATCAGGCAATGATGTTGAAAAATGCAATGAAATAGCCAATTACATTCTTTTTGAAGGTTTGCACTTCTCAAAATTCGATACTGTTTTTGAAGTGGTTTGTAATGAATTTGATACGGTAATGGCAGATGAAGAACTTCGACTATTTGCCTTGAAAATGTTTCCAATTTGTAAGCCAATTTTCGATGGCTATGAATTAACCGATGACTTCGCCTATAACACAGATTTCGACCTGCTCTATACTGAACTGACGGGAACCATCGCATTATGGATAGAGGAAAATGGGCTTCAGTAA